Sequence from the Helianthus annuus cultivar XRQ/B chromosome 13, HanXRQr2.0-SUNRISE, whole genome shotgun sequence genome:
aaaCTTGAACCGACAATTAATGGCCAATATATTCGGTACTAGAATCACATTGCATTTGGTACTAGTTGGTTCTTAGACCAAGAATTTAAGTCTTGTCATGACACTTTTTAAATATCACACGATTGGGTATAATACATTTATCCATATAATTATTACAAATTTTAGTTAAAATCTCACTCTTTATGATATAATTAACTAAACTAGTTTGTACTTGTATAGTTGATTCCATATTGTGTTTCTTCTGGCTTCTAAGAAGAACACACTTAAAACAACAAAGATAGATCAAATTTCCATCCTCAACTCTTGCAACATTACTGGTGCAACTTGTCTCTTCTTTACTCTTACAGGCAACCCATTTTTCATATTCAAAAGAAGAGATAAACTATACGGCGGATCCACCATTCTCTCCGGCGTACCACCGCCGCCAACCACCTCAATCTCAAACTCATGCATAACAGCCACAGCCACCAACTTCATCTGAAAGTAAGCCAAGTCTTTTCCCATACACAATCTAAGCCCACCATTAAAAACCAGATACCCAAACGGATCATACGCTTGCTGGTATACCCCATTATCGTTCAGCCATCTTTCGGGTTTAAATTCTCTACAATCACACCCCCACAAACTCTCCATTCTTCCCATTGCATAAACCGAGTAATCAACAAACCACCCTTTTCGTACGTATGTACCATCAGGTAGTATATCATCATCCACCGTCGATCTAGAGCTTATGGGCACGGGTGGAAACAATCGCATGGATTCCGATAGAGCAGCATGCAGGTAATTCAGACTTTTCAAATCGTCGAAGGTGAGATTTAGTGGACGAATATCGGGAGATGATGTCGTTAACATAGATAGTTCTTTGAGGATCATGTGTTTACAGTGCGGGTGTCCGTTTCTATGACCCCGCGGGtcatttatactttggttttacaatGCCCTTTTGTTTTTGTCTACCATGGTTTTTGATCGGTTTTTCCCATGTGGGCAATACCTTTGTTTCTATGGCCCCGCGGGTCATTTATACTGTGGTTTTACAATGCCCTTTTTGTCTACCATGGTTGactcgtttgacccgctttcactccaagcttcacctagcttgtttaagcgccaactattgttcatcatttacaaggtggttagattagtcattaacaatcacgactataCCACTTTACTTATTTTCTTAGCCGAAACCACTTATTCGACTTCATCACTAGTTAGTTTGACTTTCTAAAGTCAACTACATTTAATCATATAATATGCACGATTAAggcaaatcaacattatgattagaacccgtTTTATCCCATGTCTCATGAAATTAGTCAAGCTTGTCAATTACGCGTTTCACTTGAATTTCAgcattttacttctcatttaggcattttaacaaacacctaatgggcatcATTCTACACTTTTGCTAACTAGTCTGTAATTAGTCATTTTTAGCAAGATTAACATCAAATTTCCAACCCTCTAtatctagtgttcatgaactacatcaAGAACTTATATCATAACAATCAATATTCATCAAATTAACACTCCGATCCGAGTGTTCATCATAACATACAAAAACCCATTTAGCACataatagggtaattatcaaatccctagttttgacaacaattcatcaaattttctactagggtttgtttctaaaccaaGATATAATCATAATAACACTCATAGAATCAatattcattccagaatttcgattatgattattcatcataatctcaagtatcaccaaatcataatttttaacataccttgtaatccccatgactaggtgatcacgaatttgtgttcatgcaATGATTTGGCTCTTGATTTGGGCTTCAATTGAGAGATTCTTGAGGGATTAGGGTTTTGAGCAAGAGAGCCCTTCTTGGCTCTGGTTGAAGTCGCAGacacacacacgtatgtgtgtgttttgtttattaatttgtttaattGAAACTTTAATTCAATTGTCCATGTCTAGTCCCTTCACTTTACACAAGTTATTTAAAGGGTAGCTTAACCACATTAGTTCTATTTTGTCAAGacattaactaactaggttaatactCCTAGTTACTTGGTGGGTTCCGGGAGCTaaaaacccgttttattttagTCCCGTTGACTCGGGTtcttataaactcaattccttaattctttgattcgcttgtatttaaattattaggatttcttattaaatccaaatatttaccgggttatctTTActgctaacggtactttacccgtcttttggTATTAACGGAGtatgattaccaaacccgttttagGGGTGTTACAGGTTGGGGATGGAGAGATGGTGGATATgtgaatgtctgtatgtatgtatgtatgtatgtatgtatatatatataatataattaattttgttttaatttattaaaagagtaaattaaaatgaccaaaatgcccctacactAAAGGACAAACTAggaggttgcaacagtcaaaaaatagggtttttggattttggactaaaatggcaacaaaatgcaaaccacagggacccagatgtaataagtttgagatttggactaaagtggcaaaattggccaaaccacagggaccaaaatggcagtttactctataataTATTTTGTTAGAATTTGAGGCCCTAGGAAAATGGAGGCCTAAAGCTCTTGCTTTATTTACTCTCCCTTGAGCCGGCCAtgtatttattcaacccgtgcaatggatttttaaagatatattgttttattatttagtatataaaattcatttatttgacccgtgtaatacacgaggttataACCTGGTTGCCATATATATGCATTAGGAATTTAAAAAAAAGTGACATGGCACGTCATTAAGGTAATTTCGCAAGATTAAGTGATTTTAGTGAAATTGAGGGgaaatttgattattattattgtgTGAAGTTTTTACAATAATATCAAATGAGTGTTTAGTTTGCATTTTAAAGTATGACCTTTAACAATTTTAAGGTAAGCGCCATCTTATATGCTAATATCACAATATTTAATCATCTATAATGGTTAATGCTTTTTAATGGGTATTTTCCGCTTCGGCATTATAATGTTTTTTTAGAAAATGTGTAATGGTTAATTTTTCCTAATGCCTTTCAATTGTTACTTTCCATTTTTTCCTCATTTGGCGTTATACTAGAAATGTCATCCCCCATTTCATGCCCTTGTAATGCCCAAAGGAGGCGTTGAGGGGCATTATAAACTCCTTCACACCCCTATAATGCTCCATGGTCTTATAGATATTGGATCTCGTACAAGAAGGAAATTGTGTACGAAGTGTAGGGAAGAAGGAGAGCCATTGATCTCTCAAGATCAAGGGTTCAAAATCAAGCGGTGACACTTTGGTAAATATCATGTTCAAACAAATGAACAAATAAGCAGAGAAAGGGTATTCTGGTCTTTTATCACTTGAACTCATTTCTCTTTgttttcaaacggctataactttttcatacgttaatatttttcaaaaaaaagtacaccgtattaacgagcatttGATTCTTTTTAATTTGAACAAACTATTGTTATAGTTTTCTAAAAAATTACAGtatacgtgattacacattcaatataaatCATTACATGATTACACATTCGAACATAACTCATTACGTGATTAGACATTCAATATTAATCCATAACGTGATTATACATTCAATATGATTTCTTATAATTATGTACTGGAACATAATTAATGAATACATAAATCACATACCATATGTGAAAAGCAGTAACAAATTacgtgactacgtgattttgaatacccaatATGTGATTACGTGCTTTCACtatagtattttatgtgaaaCCCCACTAATTGATTACGTAATTATATAACAATAGTTGACTATGTATTATTACGTGACTATGTGATTTTGAATACTAATttcgtgattacgtgatttcattatgttATTTATGTGAAACCTCACTGAGTGATTACGTAGTTACGTACTAATTATCATAATtctaataaaaaacaaaacatgtAATACATAATATTACCTAATATTTTAGGTCTAATCACGTATAAAGTataaatgtaatgtaatacaaaACATTAGCCAATCAACCTATAATAACCACATAATGTTGTATATTAGAgatttaatcacgtaataaagCATACACAATTAAGTTCTTATTATTGAATATGTGATTACGTAATAAGCGTTATTGCAATAACATCaattataacaaatcatattgaatgtgtaattatataatgatttatgttgaatgtgtaatcacgtaaaatttatattgaatgtgtaatcacataTCCTGTaaattttttaagaaaactatagcaatagttTGCTCGAATTAAAGATAATGAAATACtcgttaatacggtgtaatttTAAAAAAGTATTAACATATCAAAAATTTATAGTCGTTTGAAAATCAAGGGAGACAGTAATTCACTTGGGAAAAGACTATATTAACCTTCGCTTCAGAATATAAATGACACTTGTCACTCGTTGGGTCTCATGTATACTTCGCACGAAAATTTGTTTTTGTACATAATCTCTTATCTGGTCTTATAATCTATTAAGCTATAAATCTTTTAGCAATTATACAATTTgaaattgttttttatttatctttaagGTGTTAAACATATTGTTAACATGGAATGTGTACTCATATAGACTTTATCCTAGTTTGAATTTCGGCCCACCTACGAAATGAAACCCAATTATTTATTATGAGCTTTATACACAACAAGACCATGGACTACAAGGTTTAATCACAATTTTGAAATGTGAAATCAATTAAAACTCTCAGAGCATTAACGATAGTTGGTTTTGGGTGTTTTGAGGTCACATGAAGGAAGAGAGGAAAGGAAGGGGAGGGGTTGTTTATGGTAGAACAATCTCGTAACAGCCTTTCTGAGATGAAGAGGGGCCAGGACGGGGAAATAAAGGGTGTTTGATGACTATTTTGGAGGCTGTTTTGGCTGTGAGAGGCGCAAAGTTCAGGCAATGCCCCACAATGGTGACTTGGAGCTGGTTTTGAAATCTCTTTTTGTAAAGGAACGTATCGAAAAAGACCGTGGATCGCATCCCCGGAGACACGTGACGAAAGATCGGCAGTACAAAGTTAAATAAGGGTCACACTCTACTATACCTTACGGTGCGGATTACCTCCCATGCACATCGTGAGTGTGGACTCCTTTTCCACCAATCATAGCAAGGGCAGCACGCCCATGCACACCTTAGGCATGGAATGTGCTCCACCAACTGGAGCATGGGAGGTGTCACAAAGACGGTTAAAGCCGTGGAGACCCTCTCACCTGCAGGTGGATACTCTCTCAATCTTTTACTATACTAAAAACCCTAATTCCTCAAACTAATACTTATTTTCACGCTTAAGGATGGTCATAGGGAGGATTCCTATCATGTGGTAAGCCTAACGGTGTTTTTCTTTTGTAGGTTTGCTACTAACAAGGAATCAATATTGTGGACGCTCTTGTATTTGTAAAGAAACTTGAACCGACAACTAATGGCCAATATATTCGGTTCTTAGACCAGAATTTAAGTCTTGTCATGACACTTTTTAAATATCACACGATTGGGTATAATACATTTATCCATATAATTATTACAAATTTTAGTTAAAATCTCACTCTTTATGATATAATTAACTAAACTAGTTTGTACTTGTATAGTTGATTCCATATTGTGTTTCTTCTGGCTTCTAAGAAGTACACCCTGAAAACAACAAAGATAGATCACACTTCCATCCTCAACTCTTGCAACATTACTGGTGCAACTTGTTGTCTCTTCTTTACTCTTACAGGCAACCCATTTTTCATATTCAAAAGAAGAGATAAACTATACGGCGGATCCACCATTCTCTCCGGCGTCCCACCGCCGCCAACCACCTCAATCTCAAACTCATGCATAACAGCCACAACCACTAACTTCATCTGAAAGTAAGCCAAGTCTTTCCCCATACACAATCTAAGCCCACCATTAAAAACCGGATACCCAAACGGATCATACGCTTGCTGGTATACCCCATTATCATTCAGCCATCTTTCGGGTTTAAATTCTCTACAATCACACCCCCACAAACTCTCCATTCTTCCCATTGCATAAACCGAGTAATCAACAAACCACCCTTTTCGTACGAATGTACCATCAGGTAGTATATCATCATCCACCGTCGATCTAGAGTTTATGGGCACGGGTGGAAACAATCGCATGGATTCCGATAGAGCAGCATGCAGGTAATTCAGACTTTTCAAATCGTCGAAGGTGAGATTTAGTGGGCGAATATCGGGAGATGATGCCGTTAACATAGATAATTCTTTGTGGATCATGTGTTTACAATGCGGGTGTCCGTCTAATAACCAAAAAAACCATGTAAGTGCAGTTGAAGTTGGATCTTTACTAGCAAATACAAAGTTGATAATAGTGTCTCTCAAGAAATTTCTCCTTTCTTCGTCTTCAAACCCCATATCCAAACTGAAAACGATGAATCTCGACAGTAAATCTCTGTCGGTTTCACAACCATTTTGCGCGTCTTTAGAATCTATCACATCCATAGCGAATTGATTCAGGGTTTTAATTGTTTCTTTGTACTTCCTCTCGTCCCCGATGTTGAAAAACCTCTTTAACTTCCACACCACCTGAAATGGTGAAATGAACCGGTTGGACGTATGTTCAACCGCTTCATCAAATGCTTGAACAAAAGAAATACACGGGTCAGCCCCAAAGACGACGTTACATATGGTATCAAAGCTGAATTTCCGAAGGACATGTTGTAAGTCAAAAGTATTTGATCCTGCGGATAAAAGTAAAGGGATTAATGATTTCGAAAGTTGCGATTGGACGCTGTCGGAGATGAAGGTTTTAAGTGATACGACGGCGAATTCAGGACCAGTGATTTTGCGATGGGACGCCCAGAGGAGGCCGTTAGAATTAAAGATGCCACTACCAAGGAGTTCTTGCATGACGGACGTGTAACGGTTGCTTTTGATGTAGTTACGGAAATCGGACTCGAGTATGTATT
This genomic interval carries:
- the LOC110901960 gene encoding cytochrome P450 94A1, which produces MGENNYNLIILSLSLLTLSTFFYRLTRRGYSTVKTPCPQSYPLIGNLIGFLRNRHRYHDWVTDMLSASPTLTFRVNGFLGLSQSICTADPTNIEYILESDFRNYIKSNRYTSVMQELLGSGIFNSNGLLWASHRKITGPEFAVVSLKTFISDSVQSQLSKSLIPLLLSAGSNTFDLQHVLRKFSFDTICNVVFGADPCISFVQAFDEAVEHTSNRFISPFQVVWKLKRFFNIGDERKYKETIKTLNQFAMDVIDSKDAQNGCETDRDLLSRFIVFSLDMGFEDEERRNFLRDTIINFVFASKDPTSTALTWFFWLLDGHPHCKHMIHKELSMLTASSPDIRPLNLTFDDLKSLNYLHAALSESMRLFPPVPINSRSTVDDDILPDGTFVRKGWFVDYSVYAMGRMESLWGCDCREFKPERWLNDNGVYQQAYDPFGYPVFNGGLRLCMGKDLAYFQMKLVVVAVMHEFEIEVVGGGGTPERMVDPPYSLSLLLNMKNGLPVRVKKRQQVAPVMLQELRMEV